One Falco peregrinus isolate bFalPer1 chromosome 7, bFalPer1.pri, whole genome shotgun sequence genomic window, CAGTCAGGGTATGGGTGCACGTGTCTGTCCTGTATTGGCTTCTTGGTATGGCACCTGTGGCACTTCCATGAAGAGATGTTCCTGTTACTATAAATAGTCGGAGACATATGTAGCGTCTTTTGACACAGATACATTTCCATTAACAGAAATAGGTTCATGGGTGGTAGTGGTACAACACTGCCCATCAGGAGGAGTGTGAGACTCTgtgaaggagaaggtgaggtTTGCAcatctccttcccctgcccgaAGGAGCTGGGATTGGAGGAGCCAAGGTGTGAATTCAGGATCCCTTCACCTAGGAAACTGCCATTCCCCCGTCCCCCTCtagcttttaattcttttatctACACACTCTGCCAGGGTGTGCCATAAGCGTGGGAGTCCTTGCAACAGGATAGTGtgagaacaaaaccaaatcagacAAAATTCATTTGAGGAAAGTCCACCCAAATTACAACACTCAGAGAGGGGGCTGATACTGGCTCAGGAAATTTCTCAGCTTGGGATTGCTGGAGTTGGGGAGCTTGTGCCTGGGAAGAGCAGCTTCTGTGGTGGTGGGGTTGGGATGAACCCTGGCCACCCCTTGGTTTGCTGACAGCAGTCTGAAGTCCAGGCCCTTCAGGACAGGCTCTGCCTTTGTCCTAAAGTCCTCTGTGGCCCCCTCTGCTGCGGGAGGAGGGAGGATCCTTTGGTGGGCAAAGGCTTATGCTGCAGCAGAACATCCCCCAGGAGCAGCGGGGCAGTGGATGGCAACAACAAACCACCCCTTGTGCTGTTTTCAGGTCCTCATCACTTACAACGGGCAGGAGTGCACGGGCCTTGTGGAGCAGCACAATCCGCTGAGCGACAAGGTGAAGGTGCTGCTGCCGGAGCAGGGCTTGCAGGCGTGCTGGAGGGTGCAGGATGTGCGGCCGGCCATactccagccccctgccctgcccacagccagtGGTCCTGGCCCTGCTGAGGCACTGCAGAGATCTGTATCCAGCAGTATTGATGTACCAAAGAGGTTCGTGCCTTTGGCTGGGGGTATCTCATCTTGGGTGGGAGAAGGGTTCTTGGCATCTCTGGCGGCGCTTCCACTTGGTTTTACACCAGTGAAGAGGGCGGTGATGCTGGGGATATATCCGCTTTTCCAGTGTGGGATTATCCAGTGGGTGGTTAAATTTAGGATTAAggggatttttaattttttttccctccaaatgAAGAGAAAACATCTTTCCCTGTGACTTAAAAATGACTCAGTCTACAGAGGGAGGCCATGAGGGTGAacctgtgcttgctgctgcaggttGTGCCTCCCTTTGGGTGCCTGGTGGCTCCTCGGGTCATACCTGGGCTGCTTCTCCGCTTTTTCCTCCATGTGTTTCACATCTCTCCCCTCATGGTGCAGGAAAGCCGATGCCGCTGTGGAGATGGACGAGATGGTGGCAGCCATGGTGCTGACGagcctctcctgcagccctgtggtGCAGAGCCCTCCTGCCAGCGAGAGTGGCATTCCCTGTGAgtgtgcatttaaaaatacacacacacacacacatatatatataaaagaaaaaacatctgaaacaaaAGATGTGGAGAAATGTGCTGTGCCCTTTGGATCCCAGTACTGGGGCTCTTGCCAGCTGCATTCATTCTTTATGCCTGGTGCTGAattgctgccagcacagggactGTGCTGGGTTGGAGGTGGGCGGGGAGTGGCACGAGGGTCGCAGCAGAGCCCACGGGTGCTGGCACCGGttggggctgagcaggctggGATGCTCCTAACAGTGTGGTGGGGGTAGCCCTGCTCTCCACAACTGTCCCAGGGGCCTGGGAGCCCCGCGAAGGAGTCCCGGGCAAGGGAGCACCGCCCGGTCGCTCCTTTTTTTAGAGGCAGTTTCATTCCTGAGGAGTCAAATGCAGCCGGAGGGATAAAAATAGCCACCCGGAGCCGTGGGAAATGTGCGTGCCCCAGTGCTGGCTGCTCACCGTGTGCCGGCTGTGCCGGCGGGATTGCACTGAGGCCaaggaggatggggaggggaagaaagggatAAACGACCAATAATAGGGAGCTGGCGCTGAGCAAAGGTAAAAAGGCTTCACCATgccaagttttttaaaaaaataaataggcaaACTGTTGTCACGGGTTATTTAGCCTCAGGGCTGCCCTGGTGGGGTTTGGTTGGCCCTGAACTGATCATGGCAGCACGCGTGCCCTTCCCACAGCCTCACGGGCAGCGTGTGATCCCTGGAAAGAGAGTGGCGATGTCTCAGACAgcggcagcagcaccaccagcgGGCACTGGAGCGGGGGCAGCGACATCTCCACCCcttcacccccccaccccgctggcAGCCCCAAGTACTCCAGTGAGGCCCTGAGCTCCCCCCAGGCAGACGATGGCTTTGAGACTGACTCTGACCCATTTCTCCTTGACGAACCTGCTCCGCGCAAGAGAAAGGTACTGTTGCTGTGGAGAGGGGGTCCCAGCACCAGTGGGGTGGCTTGAGCTGAGCTGCCTTCTGTGGAGGGGACGCTGCCGCCAGGCAGGGAGTTGACGGGCTGTCTCTCTGACAGAACTCTGTGAAGGTGATGTACAAGTGCCTGTGGCCAAGCTGCGGCAAGGTCCTGCGCTCCATTGTTGGTATCAAGCGGCACGTCAAGACCCAGCACCTCGGGTAAGATGAAGATTTCACCTCCTCAATCCCTGCCTGACGACTGAAGCAGGGTGCGCCCTGCCACTGCATAATTCATAATTCCTGCAGTGAATCCCCAGTTTCAGAAATACTGGCCTCTGTGCACTGAGCCTGGCAGTTCTCAGCCAAAGCAGTCTGTGTCACTGAAGCCACTAAGTTTCCCCACCTTCAGGGAGCCCAGGGCACTCTGGGAGGCGTGGGGGCCCTGTTTGGGCCTTGGGACTGCCCAGCTCAGGTGTGCATTTTGCACCAAGGGAGTTCAGGTTACACACAAGCCCTGGGCTCCTGGGCAGATGCAGAAAAGCACCAGCCCAGCGGGGTTTCGCAAGGGCTGGCAGCGTGAAAGCCGTGCCTGTGGCAGCACCTGGCTCTGGCTCAGCCGTCAAGTGCCAGCCCAGTGGCAGCTGCCCCTTTGGCAGTTTGCTTTGTCCTGCTCTCCTGTGAATTCCTCCCAAAATACAAAGTGGTGAGGGTGTGGGGATCAGCTTTGCTGTGCTCTCCTCCTGTGGCTCCATTGCACTCCTCCCCCCAAACTCgtgttttcttgtgcttttgcctgtgttttccagtatctgtttttctccttctcccttgcAAACGTGAACGCTCTGGGAAAGGTGAGGACTGAAGGGTTGTGATGCAGTGGGCAGCGCTGGACTGCCATCCAGTGCTGGATAAACGCACTGGGAAAACAACAAAGCTTTGAGGGGCTGTTTCCTGCTGGGTGAACCGCAGGGCTTCATCTTCAGCTTTGCTAAATGAACTCAATTAGAGATGAACA contains:
- the ZNF395 gene encoding zinc finger protein 395 isoform X2 is translated as MDLVCCQQRKAVRCPGSPAPAAGSSEPGSKCVLITYNGQECTGLVEQHNPLSDKVKVLLPEQGLQACWRVQDVRPAILQPPALPTASGPGPAEALQRSVSSSIDVPKRKADAAVEMDEMVAAMVLTSLSCSPVVQSPPASESGIPSSRAACDPWKESGDVSDSGSSTTSGHWSGGSDISTPSPPHPAGSPKYSSEALSSPQADDGFETDSDPFLLDEPAPRKRKNSVKVMYKCLWPSCGKVLRSIVGIKRHVKTQHLGDGADSDQRKREEDFYYTEVQVKEEPVPEAATATSPTSVSAPIIIQQALGKPEALLVEQPALEPALASSTLSQSAPSSFWHIQADHAYQALPSIQIPVSPHIFTSISWATATSTLPSLSPVRSRSLSFSEPQPPTPMLKSHLIVASPPRVSIGTRKVRGEAKKCRKVYGIEHRDQWCTACRWKKACQRFLD